Within Myxocyprinus asiaticus isolate MX2 ecotype Aquarium Trade chromosome 18, UBuf_Myxa_2, whole genome shotgun sequence, the genomic segment tgtgtgtgtgtgtgtgtgtgtgtgtaataaaaataataatcataaaataataataatataattattttattattattgttattatttcttaAGTCTGTGCAGTTATTCACTCACTCTTATTTAATAGttcatgtttaaatatatttctgTGAATGCATGTAACACataaacatataatttaaaacaGTTGAATCCTGATTTATTGGTagataaattaaatatttgttattttcaattgtcacaaaaaaaagtaaacaatgcGCAGTATGCTCATAACTGCCCTGCTCTCATTTTCCTGAATGTATTACTTTGCATACAGCTGGATGTAGTTCAGTTATTACTAAAGAGAACAACTACTAATTCCATCAAACCTGTTCTAAATTCAGTATTTTGTGCTTAAATTCAAATAGCCTATTATCTTTTTGACTGGTTTGCAAATTTAGCTTTGAATCAGgtagatttgaactttttttGCTTTACATGGTAAAAATGGTTAACCTTTTTgctcaaaatcaattattttattaaaagttcTGTATTGCATGTGTGGTAACTATGCAAACATATACTATATGTAGGTTTCAAGGTTGCTGTGATCTCCAGAGACAGCAGCAAGTTGGAGAAACTCAAGGGGTTTGTTTCACCCAACACAAAAATTAACCTGACCACTTTAGTGGGCAATGTTGGTAAGTATCAATTgtatatttgccccctggatttgattttcatttttttacatttatggggattctttttttttagctatttaaAACTAACTCTGTCTCATCCATTTGTGTCAAATGCATTAATTTAACTGattaatgtaaatgaatgaaaactcttaccctaagaattaaatcaacatccaCTCAATTTTTttgccataatatgtataactagtatcataatagaatattaagaactatatcagatgtttcAAATAAAAAACGGCATTTATTGCCCCCGCATTTTGAATTTCGAGGGTAATTTTTTCATTGCTGGTGGCaattttgccccaagcccccctCTATATCTGACCATGTTTTGAGGTCTCATTGATCTTGATGTTTCTAATTAATTACTCTCCTAATTATCAGGCTCAGAGGAAGGAGTTGAAGAGGTGAAAAAGGCCTTGCTTAAGTCTGTGGGGAAGATCACAGATGTGGTGTCCTCTCTGGGGTTCAGCTGGTGGCAGGGAGGTCCACCACACACCCAGCCCCTCAAAGAACTGAACTGGGTGAGCTTATCTTGGGCATCAAATAAAGATACAGTGCAGCATAGGGCATTTATCATCCTTTAAGATTATTTTGAGTCATACAAAGTATTAAACATCACCTACCACCTTTTGTTGTCTAATCCTGCCTTCATCTTTTAGTCTAATTCCACAAAGCATCAGTGTTACTCCTCAAAGTTGAGTTAGTATTTATTTTCCAATCAAAAGGTTTTTGAGACTCTGCTGTTTAGCACCTTTGTGTCTTGGAAAGCATTCTTTCCCCTGGTGAGAGAGGATCCTAACTGCACCTACACATTCATCACAGGTGAGTCATTGGTGCACACTAACCTACTGATTGAGATATGAATTATATGACTAATGGTATCTGTGAGTGTttagagaggaaaataaaatctTGCAAGTTTATTTGTCAGTCTGTTCTATTCAGATGTTTGAAGGCATTTTCACAGGGTTCATTTTTACTACATAAGGGTAAACACTCTGCAAGCGGCAAACACATGCAAGTAAAATTTGGTTTTGCAGATTAAACAGAACAGAATCATCGGCCAGTTAGTAACTTTATTTTGGAATTGTAAGCAACATTATGCTGGTTAGAAATGAGATATAGGAACCAGATTTGGATGTTAAAAAACTGCCTTTTTTAATTGAAAAGCATGATATTATTTAATGGATGGAAATATTTATGGCCAGTACATTTTCTCAATTCAAATGCAGTTGACTGGCAGGTGTAGCAGAAAGTTAATTTCAGCCCCTGCTCATACAAATGTATTTTCGTTTGAACAGGAGGTGCTGGAGATAAAATACTAATGCCTGGCACAGGGTTCCTGACCATAGGGTCAGCTAGTGCTCTGGCTTTCTGTCAGGTTCTGCGTGAAGAGTACCCAGAGGTGCCATGCAAACTCAACCAGGTGTGTCTGCTAAAAATAAGGACGTAGACAAACTCATGTTATATTTCAGCAATGACATGTTGAATTAGTGTCGATCTACttaattaaatattgtaaaaagtATTTAATCAAAACTGTTAATCTAAATCTGCAGGTGAAAATTAATACAGGTGTGGCGGCCCCAGACCGAATGGCCCCTGGATATCTGAATCATTTGGATTTAGGCGAGGCTGTGGCTGTTCTGGTGGAGCGCCGGAACACGTCTCACACCGTCTTCCCTGTGAGCTCTCCTGCTGACCTAAAAACTGTTATCTTGGAGGGCAATTTGTAAGCACAATAAAACAAACCCAAAAGTACATCATCGGATTTTACTCTGTATTCACTTTTTCCTGTCGTCAGTATGCATGTATTGTTTTATTGcatgtcaacaaaacatttctgtatTGAGAATTCCAAGCGTTGAAATATTCATTGTGCTTAAAACAAATCAACCTAATCTCCAACGGAGTGGTACAGATGTTTGGAGCATCTAATCTAAATGACTGGAGAAAAATGTGTGAGAACAGGATGTGAAAACTTGTACTTTTCCTTTGTTAAAGAGAGAAAGGGAAAATATTTGGCAGGTTTTTGGCACACTTGCAGCCCCTTAACGTTACTCCCTGCCCTGTTTCACCCAAAACTTATCTGGCTGCTACTTACACAGCTCCAATTATTCCCAGCCGTTTGACCCATAATAAACAGCGTGTGGGGGGTAAGGGGTTAAAAAATAACTGGCACCCAAAAAAGGAGAGAGAATGGAGGGCATTGTTATCTTTGTTTGCTTTTATTATCAAATTTGCATAAACGCTTTATTGACATGAATGTAAATTTGGCAATAAAAGAATCTGGATTCAGTGAAGTGTTTAACTGGCAGAAATATTATTGGGGGTTGAGAATGCTTTGTCAGCTTGTCGGCTATGCATTTGCTTTGTGCCGGCTTATTTAACCTGAATTACAGTATCTACAGATAAAAATATGTGTCACTGTCCTAATGCAACCTAAACATGGTCTCCTTTGTTACTCTGTAAGTGCCTGAGAGAAGACTGAattcaaaatatgatgcatttgaaTTGTGTGTCAGAGAAAAttcaaataatgataataaaaaaagcaaactcCTAAACTCCTAGTTTGTTTTGTATTGTGGAGGCTGACCACCTGTGCTTAAAGTAGTAACCATAGTGACATGAGTCACAAAGCCGAGGGTGTGACATGAACTTTAGTCCCCTGGAATTCATTAAAATCTGGCTTGGAGCCCTCTCTTCAGAACGATTTGGGAATTTAAAttttgaaaacaatgaaaaacaaagtTTCCATACTGGCAACCGAAGATGTCTCCTTCCGTGAGAAGGTACAGTATGAGAGCCAAAACACCACTGTTTCTCATCAATATTTTAAATCTCTTGGTTAAAGGGTCTAAACATATGCGATGCAGACATGCAAGGATGCAAATCTCAGTGCCAGACCAACACTGACAAAACTAATAACCACGAAAACATGTGTGTGATCTCAAGAGTTGGTCACAAACTGAGTAAGTTGTACTAAGGTACCAGAAACCCACAAATACAGCATGAAATATCTGGCAAGGTTAGAAACCATGGATTACAATTTAATCATATTTGGGTCCCATTTTTTGtttggtgtctttaactactatgtactaacattgaaATAcatacagtgacaagaaaaagtatgtgaaccctttggaattagctgtttttctgttattcataaaatgtgatctcatcttcatcaaagtcacaagtatagacaaactcAATGTGCCTAagctaacaaaacaaaaacaattataacctTTCAATGTCTTTTTTGAACACATCCCCTAAAACATTAACAGTTCTTTGgagaaagtaagtgaaccctcTGGTCGATTctactttggcagcaataacctcaaccaagtgtttccgttAGATGCAGATTACATCTGCACAACATTCAAAAGGAATTTTTGATAATTCTTCCATACAGAGTTGCCCAGAagtagccccaaatcatgatgctccctccaccgtacttcactgttgggatgaagttttcatgttggtatgcagtgccctttttatgccatacatattgctgcatgttcttcccaaaaaaatgcaaccttagtttcatcagtccacaaaacatttcccagtagcattgtggaatGTCAAGGTGATCTATGGCAACCTTCAAGCACACAGCAATGTTATTGTTAGAAAgccttccttcatggtgtcctgccatgtacaccatgcctgtttaatgctttccgtatagtagactcaaaaacagagatgttaaccaattccaatgattccttcaattcTTTGGCTGTTACTCGGTGGTTCTTTTTtcacctcactgagcattctgctgtCTACCCTtgaagtcatcttggctggatggctaattctagggagagtagccacagtactacattgtctccatttatagacagtttatcTAAATGTGgagagatgaatatctaagcgcttctagataactttgtaaccatttccagctttatgcaaagcaacaattcatgatcataggtcttctgagatctcttttttgcaaggcatggtccatgtcagcaaatgcttcttgtgaatggcaaactcaaaatgtttgactgctgtttataagtcaaagtagctctaacccacacctccaaccTCGTTTCATtgattggatgccaggtttgacaactcctgactctaattagcttttatgTCATTAGTCttagggttcacatactttttccaatctACACTTTAaattttgaatgatgtattcagtatatacaagaacaatacaataatttgtgtgttatttaaaacagattgtgtttgttcattattgtaacagatgaagatcaaaccagattttaagacaaatttatacataaatgctagtaattctaaagggttcacatactttttcttaccaCTGTACAATACAATGCATTATtagcaaaattctcacaagattcacattagctgctactgaggttgaggttcaggtaggtttagggtttagattagggttggATTAGGGTTTAGATTggagtaagggttggggtaggttaAGGCATAAGGTtaacagtgcaattaaatgcaggtactttagaTGCAAGTACAATTAAACAAAACGTATTTACATAAGTACATAATAGTTAGACACCAAATTTAAAGTGGGTCCCATATTTGTGATAGCCTTGACATCACTCATAGTATCCAGATTTCATATATGAATCTATTACAGATCAAATTAAATGCAGTCAGATCATTCTACAGGGTTTGCAAACTTTAACCACTCTCACTGTGTTTTGATGCTTGCCTGTAAGGATTTCACAGACTATTATGGACCCCATGGGTGCCAGTTCCAAAACTCAGACAGGAATTAGGGCGTTTATGTAGAGGGACAAGACAAGTGGACTGGAAGGGATTTAAAGGGCCGCCCATAGACAAAGAGTCACATAGTGAAGCCATTAGAGTAATGTTCATGTGCAGCTGAGGGTATTCTAGGACAGAGATTAAGCCTACTGATTCAGAGTGGCATGTTTTCTCCTATGGCCCGGAAACTTTTGGTACAATCCAGCCATCTGCCCATCAGGCATCCCTGCCACCCTCTGTGCAGTCGCTTGCCCTCTTCTCCCAACTATATCGAAGAACACCCATGTCTAAAACTAGCTCCCCAGACTGCCCTGAATAAACGGGACTTGTCTAATTTTAACAAACTGATTAAAATGTGGTGTTTTAGAATGGGAGCGGAAAGAATAAAAGGCGAAAAAAGTAGCGTTGGGAAACACCCCCAACAGTACTAAAAAGTTCAAGGGTTACATAGTCTTTATTATTAGAATATTCACATGCCATGCACTTGTAAACCATGCCTATGTGCATTCACCATCTCCCAAAGGCTTGTCTAATCAGAGAATTATAGTTTGACTCTATAAAACTGCATGGTTTCTGGCTCTCCAGTACAGAGACGATtcaggctacatccacattataATTCACACAACAGTTCTTAAGCAACAACACACATACATTGCAGTCTCTGTTATAGTCTGCATTAAATACAAAACATAACTTTCACACAaagcatataaatatatattatggcTAATTCATTTTATATCCTGTCACATCAGCAAAATCTGATCTGACTGAAGACAGATGGTACAGCAGCATTTGCGTTTCATAGCACATCCAaactttgttttttcacattgatTTCAGACTTCACTTACTTGACTTGTGGATTGAAAAGCATTTAAATAACtcgatataaaaaaatatatataaaacctatTATGCCTACTGCTTAACGAGAACCATACACTAACATGATGCGTGTATGCATAGTGGTATATTGAGAGAAATACAGAGCACGCAGTACAAAAATCTGACTTGTTTCAACAATGTCATTTACAATCATCCACTCAAATATCCATTTTCTCCTACCCATTTAGCTCAAACAAAGGCTAAAATTCTGAGCTAAAATACAAAAAACTAAATGAATTGGTGTCACTCTTTTTAATATTGTATATTAATAAATTGGATGCCTGACGCTAGTAGTGATTTAGTCTCGCGTATCATTTGGGAAAAAATCAttcaaacaacaaaataaaattcaATAGGGCTTGAAAATAAAAAGCATGTCATTAGAGTTCATTCCATTTACAATAACATAGCATTACCTTTCCACAAGTCccttcattacatttttttttttttttttttgccttggcTACAACACAGTTACCAGTTCTAACCATATTCTGATGAACTTTCCCTGTAGTGCCCAAAACACAGTGCGTGGCCTTCACCAGTCCCTTCAGAGTGCAGAAAGGTATGCGAAATAGATTTTAACGTAACTTCAGGATGGCAAGATCTGGGACTAAACAGGCTTAGCAGATGAGCTGATCCTGAGCAGGTCCTGTTTGAGCTCCGTCAAAAGAGGATGGGATATTTCTACTGGCTATATCACCTAGAACCAAAGAACAAACAGTTCAAAGTAAATAAACTGAACAAAAACAGTGTAAGCAATCTATTTTAAGTACAGAATcagtttcaaaataaaaacacaattgtcatTCACAATTATTTTCCATCACTCTAGCAGTGGTGGAAGGTTTGACATTTTGGCATGTTTAACTGTCTCCATTGGATAATGTAATTAGAATTTGAGCCACCGTAGGCAATCATTATTTCAGTAACTCGACCTTAAATAGAAACTCTGCCCTGTGGCCAAAAAGAATCCATAACATTCATTTCACAGTTTAGTTGAAAGTTCAGCAAGGTCAATGTAATCCATCCATCAAAGTAAGAGAGCAGCAAATTTGGCTGTGATCCAACAGTGACGCCCAGTCCCTTGAATTTAaagtattagttcacccaaaaaagaaaattctatcattatttactcaccttcatgttgatccaaacctcaGTCTTGCTTCcgctgaacataaaaaaaaaaaaaaaaagttaggcagaatgataggaactgacagcctcagtcaccattcacttaaaaaaaaaagacatgaaagtgagtgatgacaattgtcatttttgggggggggtgatCCATCACTTTAAACTGTTTTGCGTGGATGGATGACTTAACAGTTATTGCAGTAGAAGTGTGGCATCTCAATGCGCATCTCAGCGTAGGCCACTGTAGCATAAGTGACAGCTATATAGACAGTGCGCTTTGCAAAAGTTAAACGTTTGGATAAAATGGGATAATTCTGTCACAGGCAATTTTGATGAAACGGAACAACATTGTTGGGTAGAGTTAGCGGGTTAGTTAACCTTTCCCCGGCTGCATGTATTGCAGAGGAGGGTCCACCATATGACTTCAAGTCCATGGAGACTGAGGGGTAAACCTTTTCACTGCTTGACTGAAGGATGATGAGTGAAGGGCACAAAGCCATCAAGTCTATCAAATAATCAAAGAATATCTATCGGTTAAACATGTTTAAGTGCTTGCACATTTTTTGTGATCATTCAGGTCTAAATGTTACTATGATGATGTGTCCACTGCCTAAgtgatgcagtgtgtgtgtgtgaaatttgcatcatgcacaCAATGTACCAGTGcatggaaaaccaaagtatacttgggACTATACATTGTTGATTTTTCGGTTCACATTGTTTTGTATTGTGTGGGTACTAACAGAGaccatttagcagagatgggccacttctattaaaatgaaagggagaaattggaacacccagcgGTCAACgcatgtaaaagagccaatcaccttttagacaaAGACATCGCCAGTCAATCAACTACAGAACACGAGTGTGCATTagctatgctttttttttttttttttgtgtgtgtgtgtaatctgaggtaaaaaaaaaaaaaaaaagcacaatttatgataccagtgttgtcagattttactgctgatttgaaatatgttctttgatcgtaatcttaaccaaatatttgagatttcggtctttccccattcaaatagataggaacTGCACTTATATGCCGTTTGTTTACATAAAGAAAAAGCTGCCCAAgagacttgctagaaagactttggtaataATCAAATGAAAATCTTTCTATGAATGTCTCTCTTATACGTTGCAGTGCAAAATCTGATTTATTCTAATGTATCCGTTCGATTGGACGGTTCTATTCGAGTCATTGCGCTGCTTTTAATTGTGATCTTTAGGCATTTTATAGTGAAATGCTGCCATTTattactacactgtaaaaatattaattgtattttattcacCTTATGGGGGTTTTTGAGTCACAGGTACTATGAAATGTGAATTCCTTTCATCTGCATAAACATattagaccaacaatatttgcctaaatgttgtcccaactagccaATTTCATGGTAAACAATTTTGCCGATTTGCGATTTCCCAGCAcgcattgcaacatgaataaattatgcacttagtattataggcttatttttagctgtttatttaatttttatatttatgctgttattgttttttgttgccactgttagtcAATTGTTGTGTAGTTATGTTAGGAGCTAACCTTTTTACTTAACGAGGTTTGTTGACCGTCACCGTTATTGCTGTTTGTGTGATAAGGGTTGAGGTCTATTGCGTGTTTACAGTATGTCAAACAATTGTACAGACTGCCTTGCAAGACATACCTCTCTTCAGAGTCAAAGATTGCTGTTAACATGTGAAAATTGAAACagtgacaaaatgaaagttcCTGTATTGCGAATTGATACAAGAACTTTTGCATTTAGCAGACAAATTCACTAAACAAAACAACATTGAGGACAATTAAGACAGTTGTTGAGAGAACTCAAATCGAACTACATGttgccttgattttttttaaaagtttgttcaacaattattttttttacaatgtatatTTCCAAAGCAGTTATATaaagtacaataaaataaattgtttaacCAAAAATGCTATGAATAGCATTACCTACATCAGGTGGGTTTGGCAGCGGGGGGTGGCGCCCCACCCAAGAACAATGACTCAACATAGGTCAGTGCGCTCTGCATTGACGTCAGGCAGTACCCCTCCTCTCCAATCAGATACCTGTAGACACAAACACTTCAATTGAGATTCATCTCACAAGGGAAAATCTCTTCTCCACAGAGGGTCCCCTTCAGATGAACCCATCAGCTAATGAGACCAAGACATGAGATCAAGCCAAAGACAAGAGTCAATGTGGAATGTGTTACAGAGTGTGAAAAGAGAATGTAGGGgagaaaatgagaaatgaaaaaagaaacaattcCATTCAATAAAAGCAGTTTAAGATACCTGTACAGagtcataaacaaacaaaacctaCCAAACTGTGCCTAAGAatgagtaaacttcccatcacaACTTTGTCTCATACGCTGTATAAAGTCCCGCCTGGCTTCCAAGCCACCAAGAAACAAACATCTAAGAGagcttttatttgtattt encodes:
- the LOC127455916 gene encoding uncharacterized protein LOC127455916, which translates into the protein MSNGDRVVLALGGAGTVGSGIVKALLDRGFKVAVISRDSSKLEKLKGFVSPNTKINLTTLVGNVGSEEGVEEVKKALLKSVGKITDVVSSLGFSWWQGGPPHTQPLKELNWVFETLLFSTFVSWKAFFPLVREDPNCTYTFITGGAGDKILMPGTGFLTIGSASALAFCQVLREEYPEVPCKLNQVKINTGVAAPDRMAPGYLNHLDLGEAVAVLVERRNTSHTVFPVSSPADLKTVILEGNL